One stretch of Caloenas nicobarica isolate bCalNic1 chromosome 4, bCalNic1.hap1, whole genome shotgun sequence DNA includes these proteins:
- the LOC135988672 gene encoding uncharacterized protein LOC135988672 — protein sequence MPRRKEVPALGSFCLQSLAQHMQSVWVKDYSENYLDEYEFRFIMGPFNDLAGSLVQELIRLLGESRRLTRAALHLLLLPHLHQLSLRPCPGLASNAIARLITLRCKNLSSLDLHGCGRLSAEVLVDLAEGLPRLSHLGLAETQANVQVLSAVGSCCRCLQELDVSHCKKVSPRALRHLAYDPLARSLCCPVLRVLLARGLEPAGDGDMVTALAFLLLALPRLEFLAHGAVPDALRLLHEQPLDGTGDAEGFPSLVELAQWRGAVPGGPQLTLPLRRLEEVEEPALPTVCAACPQAEEVGVWLGDGTAGGRELQGWGRLARLTLGCAGQRSWALAEVLPVAQSLGARLQSLVLHGFCCRDGLSLAALLASCPCLHAFSAELLAPPEASPIGDIPAEPPRWDTDLLPRGLPQLQSFSLMLAGTFPARHGLALCATLASLLCHAPRLQSLRLLSVPFPLDSVFETVLAAPGPPLLELQELSLAESRVSGRTVWLLLGSEGPLRRLDLSHCRDIHRRDYDGFLQAMRKQRLDLDITWE from the exons ATGCCCCGGAGGAAGGAGGTGCCGGCGCTGGGCAGCTTCTgcctgcagagcctggcccagcacATGCAGAGCGTCTGGGTGAAGGACTACAGCGAGAACTACCTGGATGAGTACGAGTTCCGCTTCATCATGGGCCCCTTCAACGACCTGG CCGGCAGCCTGGTGCAGGAGCTGATCCGGCTGCTGGGCGAGAGCCGGCGGCTGACGCGGGCAGCgctgcacctgctgctgctgccgcacctgcaccagctcagcctgCGGCCCTGCCCCGGCCTGGCCAGCAACGCCATCGCCCGCCTCATCACCCTGCGCTGCAAG AACCTGAGCTCCCTGGACCTGCACGGCTGCGGGCGGCTCTCGGCAGAGGTGCTGGTGGACCTGGCGGAGGGGCTGCCGCGGCTGAGCCACCTGGGGCTGGCGGAGACTCAGGCCAACGTGCAGGTGCTGTCGGCCGTGGGCTCGTGCTGCCGctgcctgcaggagctggacGTGTCCCACTGCAAGAAGGTGTCCCCGCGCGCCCTGCGGCACCTGGCCTACGACCCACTGGCGCGGTCCCTCTGCTGCCCCGTGCTCCGTGTCCTGCTGGCCCGCGGCCTGGAGCCGGCGGGGGACGGTGACATGGTGACGGCACTGgccttcctgctgctggccctgccgcGCCTGGAGTTCCTGGCCCACGGCGCCGTGCCGGACGCCCTCCGCCTCCTCCACGAGCAGCCGCTGGATGGCACGGGGGATGCCGAGGGCTTCCCCTCGCTGGTGGAGCTGGCACAGTGGCGGGGGGCTGTCCCAGGGGGACCCCAACTCACCCTGCCCCTGCGGCggctggaggaggtggaggagcccGCCCTGCCCACCGTCTGCGCCGCGTGTCCCCAGGCCGAGGAGGTCGGCGTGTGGCTGGGGGACGGCACGGCGGGCGGccgggagctgcagggctggggccggCTGGCGCGGCTGACGCTGGGCTGTGCCGGGCAGCGGAGCTGGGCgctggcagaggtgctgccGGTGGCACAGAGCCTGGGTGCCCGCCTGCAGAGCCTGGTGCTGCACGGCTTCTGCTGCCGGGACGGGCTGTCCCTGGCCGCGCTGCTCGCCAGCTGCCCCTGCCTGCACGCCTTCAGCGCCGAGCTGCTCGCCCCGCCGGAGGCCAGCCCCATTGGGGACATCCCGGCCGAGCCGCCCCGCTGGGACACCGACCTGCTGCCCCGTGgcctcccccagctccagagctTCTCCCTGATGCTGGCCGGCACCTTCCCGGCCCGGCACGGGCTGGCGCtgtgtgccacgctggcctcGCTGCTGTGCCATGCCCCGCGCCTGCAGAGCCTCCGCCTGCTCAGCGTCCCCTTCCCGCTGGACTCGGTGTTCGAGACGGTGCTGGCGGCGCCAGGGCCGccgctgctggagctgcaggagctctcGCTGGCCGAGAGCCGCGTGTCCGGCCGCActgtgtggctgctgctgggctccGAGGGGCCCCTGCGCCGCCTGGACCTGTCCCACTGCCGGGACATCCACCGGCGGGACTATGACGGGTTCCTGCAGGCCATGCGGAAGCAGCGGCTGGACCTGGACATCACCTGGGAGTAG
- the LOC135988736 gene encoding retinol dehydrogenase 13-like has product MELLSVCSHPGWFLLSLLLGLLLWAGKRRAWDPRKCPTDLTGKTVIVTGANSGIGKCVALELARRNARTILACRSRERGQAAVEEIRAATGNPAVLLRLLDTGSLASVRAFARAVLREEKRLDVLVNNAGVSGLPFAVTPEGLERTFATNYLGPFLLTNLLLDLLKASAPARVVNVSSFRHHAGTADGRFLTGQERLSGRDATYNSTKLMNVLFTAELARRLHGTGVTVNALSPGVVSTSIMRHSGWALRALFVLIRPFIKSAEQGAVSTIYCAVAEEVSGITGKYFDSSCGLALPSTAACDAGLARKLWEESERLTGLTDGPQH; this is encoded by the exons ATGGAGCTGCTGAGCGTCTGCAGCCACCCGGGCTGGTTCCTGCTCTcgctgctcctggggctgctcctctgggccGGGAAGAGACGCGCCTGGGACCCCCGCAAGTGTCCCACCGACCTGACCGGCAAGACGGTGATTGTCACCGGGGCCAACAGCG GGATCGGCAAGTGCGTGGCCCTGGAGCTGGCGCGCAGGAACGCCCGCACCATCCTGGCGTGCCGGAGCCGGGAGCGCGGCCAGGCGGCGGTGGAGGAGATCCGGGCGGCCACCGGCAACCCCGCGgtgctgctgcggctgctggaCACCGGCTCGCTGGCCTCGGTGCGCGCCTTCGCCCGGGCCGTGCTGCGGGAGGAGAAGCGGCTGGACGTGCTGGTGAACAACGCCGGGGTCAGCG ggctgcccttcGCCGTCACGCCGGAGGGGCTGGAACGAACCTTCGCCACCAACTACCTGGGCCCGTTCCTGCTGACCAACCTGCTGCTGG ACCTTCTGAAGGCCTCAGCGCCCGCCCGCGTCGTCAACGTCTCATCCTTCCGGCACCACGCGGGCACGGCCGACGGCCGGTTCCTCACCGGGCAGGAGCGGCTCAGCGGCCGCGATGCCACCTACAACAGCACCAAGCTCATGAACGTGCTCTTCACCGCCGAGCTGGCGCGGCGCCTGCACGGCACAG GGGTGACCGTCAATGCCCTGAGCCCCGGCGTGGTGAGCACCAGCATCATGCGCCACTCCGGCTGGGCCCTCCGGGCGCTCTTTGTTCTCATCCGCCCCTTCATCAAG TCGGCAGAGCAGGGGGCCGTCAGCACCATTTACTGCGCCGTGGCAGAGGAGGTGTCGGGCATCACAGGCAAGTACTTCGACAGCAGCTGCGGGCTGGCGCTGCCCTCCACGGCCGCCTGCGACGCCGGCCTCGCACGCAAGCTCTGGGAGGAGTCGGAGCGGCTGACGGGACTCACCGATGGtccccagcactga
- the WDR54 gene encoding WD repeat-containing protein 54, giving the protein MYRKDRSLPLRSSSAALHNNLSVLRPAGPQPARLCTVHGPGLSLLSAGPGAALRQLQPKEGGSALSTSLLTQAAWCVLPSRVLLVLTSQRGIQMYEADGSIMVYWHALDVSEHPPAQAVFARGIVAAGGRFICVGTSSGLVLVFDIPPKGTNVMVSQVLEQHRDPITDIAAELGQAPDGAGDLVTADDAGTLCLWSTGEEFTLRSKIPAFGCTCSSVTLWNGVVAAGYGNGQIRLYEAATGILRAEVNAHARWIYALDLAPQTGKLLSGAEDSFVHVWQLSRNPDTEDIEIQHCHAECVTDTQVCGARFCDPEGDSFAVTGYDLSEILCYSRV; this is encoded by the exons ATGTACCGCAAGGACAGGAGCCTCCCGCTGCGGAGCAGCAGCGCGGCGCTGCACAACAACCTGAGCGTGCTGCGCCCGGCCGGCCCGCAGCCCGCCCGCCTCTGCACCGTGCACGGCCCCGGGCTCAGCCTGCTCAgcgccgggcccggcgcggccctgcggcagctgcagcccaagGAGGGCGGCTCGGCCCTCAGCACCTCGCTCCTCACACAG GCTGCCTGGTGCGTGCTGCCGTCGCGGGTCCTGCTGGTGCTGACCTCGCAGAGAGGGATCCAG ATGTACGAGGCCGATGGCTCCATCATGGTTTACTGGCATGCACTGGACGTCTCAGAACATCCCCCAG CACAGGCCGTGTTTGCCCGAGGGATCGTAGCAGCTGGCGGGCGCTTCATCTGTGTGG GGACATCCTcggggctggtgctggtgtTTGACATCCCCCCCAAAGGGACCAACGTCATGGTGAGCCAGGTCCTGGAGCAGCACCGCGACCCCATCACCGACATTGCAGCCGAGCTGGGCCAGGCACCG GACGGGGCTGGTGACCTGGTGACAGCTGATGACGCCGGGACCCTCTGCCTCTGGAGCACGGGGGAAGAGTTCACCCTGCGCAGCAAAATCCCAGCCTTTGG CTGCACCTGCTCCTCTGTGACGCTGTGGAACGGGGTCGTGGCCGCTGGCTACGGCAATGGGCAGATCCGGCTGTACGAGGCAGCGACCGGCATCCTGCGCGCTGAGGTCAATGCTCACGCGCGATGGATCTACGCGCTGGACCTGGCGCCGCAGACGGGAAAG CTGCTCTCGGGCGCAGAGGACTCCTTTGTCCACGTCTGGCAGCTCAGCAGGAACCCGGACACCGAGGATATCGAG ATCCAGCACTGCCACGCCGAGTGCGTCACCGACACCCAGGTGTGCGGCGCCCGCTTCTGCGACCCTGAGGGAGACTCCTTCGCCGTCACTGGCTATGACCTGAGCGAGATCTTGTGCTACAGCCGGGTGTGA